A section of the Phycisphaeraceae bacterium genome encodes:
- a CDS encoding DNA adenine methylase, with product MTFFPVTAAEYVVNVASVPKRSPFRYPGGKTWLVPHIRQWLTSIKPRPTLLVEPFAGGAIVSLTAAFEGLVDHIVLSELDDDVSSVWRTIFEGNAEALVERILTFDLTHDNVRATLARQDGDISEQAFRTILRNRTQHGGIMAAGASLIKHGENGKGLRSRWYVDTLAKRIRAIAAIRDRFTFVAGDGIELMRQYSRRKRAAFFIDPPYTAGGTNGKRAGTRLYTHYELDHELLFEKADRVAGDILLTYDDAPDVRELAAKHSLEVEQVAMKNTHHAKMTELLIGRNMQWIR from the coding sequence ATGACGTTCTTTCCGGTTACTGCCGCGGAATACGTCGTCAACGTCGCTTCGGTGCCGAAACGCAGCCCGTTTCGGTATCCGGGTGGAAAAACTTGGCTTGTGCCGCACATACGGCAATGGCTTACGAGCATCAAACCTAGACCAACGTTATTGGTCGAGCCATTCGCGGGAGGGGCGATTGTCTCGCTTACGGCTGCGTTCGAGGGCTTGGTGGATCACATCGTGCTGTCCGAACTTGACGACGATGTTTCGTCCGTATGGCGCACGATCTTCGAGGGTAATGCAGAGGCGTTGGTAGAGCGCATCTTGACGTTTGACCTCACACACGACAATGTCCGTGCGACGCTTGCGCGGCAGGACGGTGATATTTCTGAACAGGCGTTTCGCACGATCTTGCGGAACCGGACGCAGCATGGTGGGATCATGGCGGCTGGGGCAAGCCTGATCAAACACGGCGAGAATGGCAAGGGCTTACGCTCGCGGTGGTACGTAGATACATTGGCGAAGCGAATCCGTGCAATCGCAGCGATCCGGGACCGCTTCACCTTTGTCGCTGGCGACGGGATAGAGCTTATGCGCCAGTATTCCAGACGCAAACGTGCCGCGTTCTTCATCGACCCGCCTTATACGGCTGGTGGAACGAACGGAAAGCGTGCTGGTACTCGACTCTACACGCACTATGAGTTGGACCACGAATTACTGTTCGAAAAAGCCGATCGCGTTGCTGGCGACATCCTATTGACCTATGACGATGCGCCTGATGTGCGAGAGCTCGCCGCAAAACATTCGCTTGAGGTTGAGCAGGTTGCAATGAAAAACACACATCATGCAAAGA
- a CDS encoding D-alanine--D-alanine ligase, whose translation MAENKKRLKVMVLAGGPDREREVSLMSGATVTNALAQAGHDAQQRDITPDDLSALDEFSRWGGDLIFPMLHGSWGEGGGLQVILESKGLPFVGCRSAVASLCMDKTRTKRVLMEHNLPTPEFESLAPRGRRTLAPPLVVKAPTEGSSIDLVICMDAEEVRRARSRLHRRHPQLLLEKYIKGKELTVGVIAGAQGLESLPAIHIVPATEFYNYQAKYDRDDTQYLFNIDLRKEVLRDIQKLAIEAATVLGVKHLCRVDFMVDSDQQPYILEVNTIPGFTSHSLLPKAAQHAGIPLPKLADRLARMALSAAKS comes from the coding sequence ATGGCGGAAAATAAGAAACGATTGAAAGTGATGGTTCTCGCCGGCGGTCCCGACCGCGAGCGCGAGGTAAGCCTCATGTCCGGCGCGACAGTGACCAACGCCCTCGCACAGGCCGGCCACGACGCGCAGCAGCGCGACATCACCCCCGACGATCTGTCCGCTCTCGATGAGTTTTCGCGTTGGGGTGGTGATCTGATTTTCCCGATGCTGCACGGCTCGTGGGGAGAGGGCGGCGGGCTTCAGGTGATACTCGAGTCCAAGGGGCTGCCCTTCGTCGGCTGTCGCTCCGCGGTGGCGTCGCTGTGCATGGACAAGACGCGGACCAAGCGCGTGCTGATGGAGCACAACCTGCCCACGCCGGAGTTCGAGTCGCTTGCCCCGCGCGGACGGCGGACGCTGGCCCCCCCGCTGGTGGTCAAGGCCCCCACCGAGGGCAGCAGCATCGACCTGGTGATCTGCATGGATGCGGAGGAGGTGCGGCGGGCGCGGTCACGTCTTCACCGCCGTCATCCTCAACTGCTGCTGGAAAAATACATCAAGGGCAAGGAACTGACGGTCGGCGTGATCGCCGGCGCGCAGGGTCTCGAATCGCTGCCTGCGATTCACATCGTTCCCGCCACCGAGTTTTACAACTATCAAGCCAAGTACGACCGCGACGACACGCAATACCTTTTCAACATCGACCTGCGCAAGGAAGTGCTGCGCGACATCCAAAAGCTGGCGATCGAGGCTGCGACCGTGCTGGGCGTCAAGCACCTCTGCCGCGTCGATTTCATGGTGGACAGCGACCAGCAGCCCTACATCCTGGAAGTGAACACGATTCCCGGCTTCACCAGCCATTCACTGCTGCCCAAGGCGG
- a CDS encoding phage holin family protein — protein sequence MALFGRETAAEQQRAERIKAWVQARSPFALFSVMCGILAVFDFFTLVLGVILGIIAIVLAVLGRRELRRKPELLGAKLCLTGALLGTLGLCLSLLFFIWSVWGHRP from the coding sequence ATGGCCTTATTCGGTCGAGAAACGGCGGCAGAGCAGCAGCGGGCGGAACGCATCAAGGCATGGGTGCAGGCACGCAGCCCGTTCGCCCTTTTCAGCGTCATGTGCGGCATCCTGGCGGTGTTCGACTTTTTCACGCTGGTTCTAGGGGTGATACTGGGAATCATCGCCATCGTCCTGGCGGTGCTGGGACGACGGGAACTCCGGCGCAAGCCGGAACTGCTGGGGGCGAAGCTCTGTCTGACCGGTGCTCTGCTCGGCACGCTGGGGCTGTGCCTGAGTCTGCTTTTTTTCATCTGGAGCGTCTGGGGACATCGCCCCTGA
- a CDS encoding exo-alpha-sialidase: MVGDSTSRTYSFRGVDVKLHQPMLVARSKGYLWFPTLARMNDGSLRASMTDYADDHLANSTGQYAWSRDAGRTWSQPIQMRYGDVDVRLPNGDAVIQPYYLYPIKEQPLTIGSPYNFAPHDRHELRETTPGITVTGFPRPDVRLKNGAAGFVFNGQSVAVEGGYLATIYGTFEGDTRFSLLAVHSSDAIHWRVRSTISDAKCPLECSEGPCEAALCRLKDGRLMCVYRLGTFYPFGRQFSADDGRTWTPPQTIPAFSVQPSLVTMKDGTVALSGGRQGIYLWLNLAGDGEKWVRVNIEDHHNLFNEAESFWRPGISSCYTEVVALDESNLMMIYDRIPFGWAAIPPEAHDTNSVWVVRATIRRT, from the coding sequence ATGGTAGGCGATTCTACCTCCCGCACTTACTCCTTTCGTGGTGTTGATGTCAAACTCCATCAGCCGATGCTCGTGGCGCGCAGCAAGGGTTATCTCTGGTTCCCCACGCTGGCGCGCATGAATGACGGCAGCCTCCGGGCTTCCATGACTGACTACGCCGACGACCATCTGGCCAACTCCACCGGGCAATACGCCTGGTCGCGTGATGCCGGCCGAACCTGGTCGCAGCCGATCCAGATGCGCTATGGGGATGTCGATGTCCGCCTACCCAACGGTGACGCGGTGATCCAGCCCTATTACCTCTATCCGATCAAGGAGCAGCCGCTGACGATCGGCTCTCCGTACAACTTTGCGCCGCATGATCGACACGAACTGCGGGAAACTACGCCGGGAATAACGGTGACGGGATTTCCCCGGCCGGATGTGCGCCTCAAAAACGGTGCGGCCGGCTTTGTCTTCAACGGCCAGTCCGTCGCCGTCGAGGGCGGTTACCTGGCGACGATTTACGGCACGTTCGAGGGCGATACCCGTTTCAGCCTGCTCGCGGTGCATTCATCCGACGCGATTCACTGGCGCGTCCGGTCAACCATCAGCGACGCGAAATGCCCGCTCGAATGCAGTGAAGGCCCTTGCGAAGCGGCGCTCTGCCGGCTCAAGGACGGCAGGCTCATGTGCGTTTACCGATTGGGAACTTTCTATCCCTTCGGTCGGCAATTCAGCGCCGACGACGGCCGGACCTGGACCCCGCCGCAAACGATTCCCGCGTTTTCCGTCCAGCCGAGTCTGGTCACGATGAAAGACGGCACGGTCGCGCTCTCCGGCGGGCGGCAGGGCATCTACCTCTGGCTCAACCTCGCCGGTGACGGCGAAAAGTGGGTCCGCGTGAATATCGAGGACCACCATAACCTGTTCAACGAAGCCGAATCATTCTGGCGGCCGGGAATCTCATCCTGTTACACCGAAGTCGTCGCGCTGGATGAGTCAAACCTGATGATGATCTACGACCGGATTCCCTTCGGATGGGCGGCCATCCCGCCGGAGGCTCACGACACCAACTCCGTCTGGGTGGTCCGCGCCACGATCCGCCGCACGTGA